The following proteins come from a genomic window of Sardina pilchardus chromosome 1, fSarPil1.1, whole genome shotgun sequence:
- the LOC134072621 gene encoding sialoadhesin-like, with product MILTSLFCILSGVFVEQSDEQGYSVTYASTNICGLKGSFVDIPCTYSYPSGRQIIEAFWHLKQGKVDLSLDSRYQGRVEYLGDEVNNCTLQIKELRDNDTLEQYRFRFITDASQGKYSGSEVSLTLTDFHVSVSPEPVREGDNVTMTCSTTCSLSTNPTYIWYRNSQPLSNSHTTSNTLSIPTFNVRVDAGYYSCALRGHEGHPSPSVCVLSCWSVTYTPTSICALKGSSVELHSYYTYPRDQTIMKTLWFITWPHNREPDDLIDDDNYQGRVTYTGDNKNSHTLSISNLTINDSNKYRFRFISQEGGKVAGFNLRLSVADLQVQSNPAAVKEGDNVTLTCSTTCSLSTNPTYIWYRNSQPLSNSHTTRNAFFIPSVSYANDAGYYSCAVRGHEDQPSPSVCVLSCWSVTYTPQSICALKGSSVELHSYYTYPRDQTIMKTLWFITWPHNREPDDLIDDDNYQGRVTYTGDNKNSHILSISNLTVNDSNKYRFRFISQEGGKVAGFNLRLSVADLQVQSNPAPVREGDNVTLTCSTTCSLSNNPTYIWYRNSQPLSISHTTSNTLSIPSVNFYKDAGYYSCAVRGHEDQPSPSVCVLSCWSVTYTPQSICALKGSSVELHSYYTYPRDQTIMKTFWFITWPHNREPSDLIDNDNYQGRVTYTGENKNSHILSISNLTINDSNKYRFRFISQEGGKVAGSNIHLSVTDLQVQSNPAPVKEGDNVTLTCSTTCSLITNPTYIWYRNSQPVDNLHTTDNKLAIDSVIPEDAGKYSCAVMGHEIHSSPEMILSVRYAPRNTSASVRPSGDLQEGDSVTLTCSSDANPPAHNYTWYRKTENETSLQGRGRTLDITVKATSCLLGVFGMDELYHCEAQNEVGSKNSTAVRIFLPVPPKDSLRTPAVVGFIVGILAALVAGALIGVALQRGALAREVRNTSTEAVQATTAGSQQAVQPGPADDTYTGLDLTTKSPEYDTLDTAAQVCCGASDYENVRAQRVA from the exons ATGATTCTCACTTCACTCTTTTGCATTTTATCAG GTGTTTTTGTTGAACAAAGTGATGAACAAGGCTACAGTGTGACATATGCCTCTACCAACATCTGTGGTTTAAAGGGGTCATTTGTGGACATTCCCTGCACTTACTCATATCCAAGTGGTCGTCAAATCATAGAGGCATTCTGGCACCTTAAACAGGGGAAGGTTGACTTGAGTCTGGACTCCAGATATCAGGGGCGTGTGGAATATCTTGGGGATGAAGTGAACAACTGTACCCTACAAATCAAGGAACTGAGAGACAATGACACTCTGGAACAATACAGATTCAGATTTATAACTGATGCCTCACAAGGGAAATACTCTGGATCTGAGGTCTCTCTGACACTTACAG ATTTTCATGTGTCAGTGAGTCCAGAgcctgtgagagagggagacaatgtgacaatgacctgcagcaccacctgcagtcTGAGTACCAACCCCACCTACATCTGGTACAGGAACTCACAGCCTCTGAgtaactcacacacaaccagcaaCACACTGTCCATACCGACATTTAACGTGAGAGTGGATGCTGGTTATTACTCCTGTGCTTTAAGAGGACATGAGGGTCACCCATCACCGTCTGTCT GTGTTCTGAGTTGCTGGAGCGTGACCTACACCCCAACGAGCATCTGTGCCTTGAAGGGCTCCTCAGTGGAGCTCCACAGCTATTACACATACCCTCGTGATCAAACAATTATGAAGACACTCTGGTTTATCACATGGCCTCATAATAGAGAACCTGATGATTTGATAGACGATGATAATTATCAGGGTCGGGTGACTTATACCGGCGATAACAAGAATAGTCACACTCTGAGCATAAGCAACTTGACCATTAATGACTCAAACAAGTATCGCTTCAGGTTTATATCCCAAGAAGGAGGGAAGGTGGCTGGATTTAATCTCCGTCTCTCAGTTGCAG ATCTGCAGGTACAGAGTAATCCTGCAGCTGTGAAGGAGGGAGACAATGTGACACTGAcctgcagcaccacctgcagtcTGAGTACCAACCCCACCTACATCTGGTACAGGAACTCTCAGCCTCTGAgtaactcacacacaaccagaaaCGCCTTTTTCATACCTTCAGTTAGTTATGCCAATGATGCTGGTTATTACTCCTGTGCTGTAAGAGGACATGAGGATCAGCCATCACCATCTGTGT GTGTTCTGAGTTGCTGGAGTGTGACCTACACCCCACAGAGCATCTGTGCCTTGAAGGGCTCCTCAGTGGAGCTCCACAGCTATTACACATACCCTCGTGATCAAACAATTATGAAGACACTCTGGTTTATCACATGGCCTCATAATAGAGAACCTGATGATTTGATAGACGATGATAATTATCAGGGTCGGGTGACTTATACCGGCGATAACAAGAATAGCCACATTCTGAGCATAAGCAACTTAACCGTTAATGACTCAAACAAGTATCGCTTCAGGTTTATATCCCAAGAAGGAGGGAAGGTGGCTGGATTTAATCTCCGTCTCTCAGTTGCAG ATCTGCAGGTACAGAGTAATCCTGCcccagtgagggagggagacaatgtgacactgacctgcagcaccacctgcagtcTGAGTAACAACCCCACCTACATCTGGTACAGGAACTCACAGCCTCTGAGTATCTCACACACAACTAGCAACACACTGTCCATACCTTCAGTTAACTTCTATAAGGATGCTGGTTattactcctgtgctgtgagAGGACATGAGGATCAGCCATCACCATCTGTGT GTGTTCTGAGTTGCTGGAGTGTGACCTACACCCCACAGAGCATCTGTGCCTTGAAGGGCTCCTCAGTGGAGCTCCACAGCTATTACACATACCCTCGTGATCAAACAATTATGAAGACATTCTGGTTTATCACATGGCCTCATAATAGGGAGCCAAGTGATTTGATAGACAATGATAATTATCAGGGTCGGGTGACTTATACCGGCGAAAACAAGAATAGCCACATTCTGAGCATAAGCAACTTAACCATTAATGACTCAAACAAGTATCGCTTCAGGTTTATATCCCAAGAAGGAGGGAAGGTGGCTGGATCTAATATCCATCTCTCAGTTACAG ATCTGCAGGTACAGAGTAATCCTGCCCcagtgaaggagggagacaatgtgacactgacctgcagcaccacctgcagtcTGATTACCAACCCCACCTACATCTGGTACAGGAACTCACAGCCTGTTGATAATctacacacaacagacaacaagctggCTATAGACTCAGTCATCCCTGAAGATGCAGGCAAATACTCCTGTGCTGTTATGGGACATGAGATTCACAGTTCACCTGAAATGATTCTTAGTGTGAGGT ATGCCCCAAGAAACACTTCAGCATCAGTCCGTCCTTCTGGTGACCTTCAAGAGGGTGactcagtgactctgacctgcagtAGTGATGCCAACCCTCCAGCACACAACTACACCTGGTACAGGAAGACCGAAAATGAAACATCTCTTCAGGGCAGAGGGAGGACTCTTGACATCACTGTTAAAGCCACTTCTTGCCTCCTTGGTGTCTTTGGTATGGATGAACTTTATCACTGTGAGGCACAAAATGAGGTTGGCTCAAAGAACTCCACTGCAGTCAGGATCTTTTTGCCAG TCCCCCCAAAAGACTCCCTCCGGACCCCTGCAGTTGTGGGCTTTATTGTGGGCATATTGGCAGCACTAGTAGCAGGAGCTCTGATAGGAGTTGCTCTCCAGAGAGG GGCTCTAGCCAGAGAGGTGAGAAACACCAGCACTGAGGCAGTCCAAGCTACCACCGCTGGTTCACAG